In Bicyclus anynana chromosome 13, ilBicAnyn1.1, whole genome shotgun sequence, a genomic segment contains:
- the LOC112043099 gene encoding protein sarah, whose protein sequence is MANKEDEETFQEDDVYINPEDGMPNIHPNIADLEQDADSQDELNDFDDLPKSVIVTNIHSDVFGDEKLKKELEDLFRTFSDNTTFQWLRSFKRLRVNYDSPVAAANARVRLHQFPFYNSSINCYFAQPVTPISLKNLRPPAPVKQYLISPPASPPIGWEPREEGEPIVNPDLLAAIASLAPGESHELHAPTPTQPAIVVHTALSSETNTPKLGPMPHTCCPEY, encoded by the coding sequence ATGGCCAATAAGGAAGACGAAGAAACGTTTCAAGAAGACGACGTCTACATCAACCCCGAAGATGGTATGCCTAACATTCATCCTAATATAGCGGACTTAGAACAAGATGCAGATTCTCAGGACGAGTTGAATGATTTCGACGACTTACCTAAATCTGTGAtcgtaacaaatattcatagtGATGTGTTCGGCGATGAGAAATTGAAGAAGGAATTGGAGGATCTGTTTCGTACATTTTCGGATAATACAACGTTTCAGTGGTTGCGAAGTTTTAAACGCTTACGTGTTAATTATGACAGTCCAGTAGCGGCGGCGAACGCTCGCGTGCGCCTCCATCAATTCCCGTTTTATAATTCGTCGATCAATTGTTATTTTGCACAACCAGTGAcgcctatttctttaaaaaacctGCGTCCGCCGGCTCCCGTCAAACAGTATCTGATTTCACCCCCTGCAAGTCCACCAATAGGCTGGGAGCCACGGGAAGAAGGAGAGCCTATCGTGAACCCTGACCTACTGGCTGCAATAGCCAGCCTTGCTCCGGGTGAGAGCCATGAACTGCACGCGCCTACACCGACCCAGCCAGCCATAGTCGTGCACACTGCTTTATCCTCTGAGACCAATACTCCAAAACTCGGCCCAATGCCTCATACATGTTGTCCTGAATATTGA